A portion of the Oreochromis niloticus isolate F11D_XX linkage group LG10, O_niloticus_UMD_NMBU, whole genome shotgun sequence genome contains these proteins:
- the ripk4 gene encoding receptor-interacting serine/threonine-protein kinase 4, producing MDMDVPDSPHGNMGLLRTFDSSEFGSWEKIGSGGFGQVYKVRHVQWKTWLAIKCPPCLHVDDKDRSELLEEAKKMEAAKFRYILPVYGICEDPQGLVMEYMETGSLETLLANEPLPWELRFRIIHETAVGMNFLHCMNPPLLHLDLKPANILLDAHYHVKISDFGLARWNGLSRADDISRDGFCGTIAYLPPESIIEKDRVSDTKHDVYSFSIVIWGILTQKKPYQGENNILQIMVKVVKGVRPDLGAVPRCRPSACTGFLTLMQRCWATKPEARPSFQEITSEAEELCSKPQEEPKSPRLSTSDPEPMTPKALTGDQVNDNKPVRPKSAMLPEKDYSLSELLSQVDSGISRSFDRVKEDSCHSKESTCKRLSGISSADSAFSSQDSITLSFEKEGTYDSAEVQKRKLCEAIRNKDTAKLMKILQPQDVDLLLDGGDSLLHHAINLGNDEAVKFLLLNNANPNLANARGSTPLHLATEKHLKSLAELLLGRRSTNVNAKDEDQYTALHWAAQNGDEAITRLLLDRAAAINETDGQGRTPAHVACQHGQENVFRVLLSRGADVQIKGKDNWTALHYAAWQGHLGIVKLLVKQAGADVDGQTTDGRTPLHLASQRGQYRVARILIELGADVHMTSAGSKTPLHVAAETGHTSTSRLLIKHQADINAQSAHGLTPLHLASQRGHLPTVKMLIEEGADPYKANSALRTPCHMAAEGGHCEVLKELLHHCPDGANLSDEQGLSPLHLAVQGGHSNIITMLLPQDCQDLVAESSVQPAAEEPAAAEARHLQRKVVILKLTEHSDKDCPQSVSAHCASAPC from the exons GGATCGTTCTGAGCTGCTCGAGGAAGCTAAAAAGATGGAGGCAGCCAAGTTCCGATACATCCTGCCTGTGTATGGGATCTGTGAAGACCCCCAGGGCCTGGTCATGGAGTACATGGAGACCGGCTCACTGGAGACCCTGCTGGCCAATGAGCCGCTGCCCTGGGAGCTCCGCTTTCGCATCATTCACGAGACTGCGGTGGGAATGAACTTCCTGCACTGCATGAACCCACCGCTGCTCCATCTGGACCTGAAGCCGGCCAACATCCTGCTGGATGCTCACTATCATGTCAAG ATATCTGATTTTGGGCTGGCCCGCTGGAACGGCTTGTCACGGGCTGATGACATCAGTAGAGACGGCTTCTGCGGCACTATTGCCTACCTTCCCCCTGAGAGCATCATAGAGAAGGACAGAGTGTCGGACACCAAGCACGATGTTTACAG TTTCTCTATTGTGATCTGGGGGATTCTCACACAGAAGAAACCCTATCAAG GAGAGAACAATATCCTGCAGATCATGGTGAAGGTGGTGAAAGGGGTGCGTCCAGACCTGGGAGCGGTGCCACGATGTCGACCTTCAGCCTGCACGGGTTTCCTGACCCTCATGCAGCGATGCTGGGCCACAAAGCCCGAAGCCAGACCCAGCTTCCAGG AAATCACATCTGAAGCCGAGGAGCTCTGCTCTAAGCCTCAGGAGGAACCCAAATCACCCAGGTTATCAACATCTGACCCAGAGCCCATGACCCCTAAAGCACTCACAGGTGACCAG GTTAACGACAACAAGCCAGTGCGTCCAAAGTCAGCCATGTTGCCCGAGAAGGATTACAGCCTGTCGGAGCTTCTGAGCCAGGTGGATTCTGGGATCTCTAGGAGCTTTGATCGCGTGAAAGAGGACAGCTGCCACAGCAAAGAGAGCACCTGCAAGAGACTGTCTGGGATTTCCTCTGCAGATTCTGCCTTCTCGTCCCAAGACTCTATCACGCTGTCTTTTGAGAAAGAAGGCACATACG ATTCTGCTGAGGTCCAGAAACGAAAACTGTGTGAGGCCATCAGGAACAAAGACACTGCCAAGCTGATGAAGATCCTCCAGCCTCAGGATGTCGACCTTCTCCTTGACGGAGGAGACAGTCTGCTCCACCATGCCATCAACTTGGGTAACGATGAGGCTGTCAAATTCCTCCTCCTGAACAACGCAAATCCTAACCTCGCCAACGCCCGCGGCTCCACACCCCTACACCTGGCCACAGAGAAGCACCTGAAGTCACTGGCAGAGCTTCTGCTCGGCCGCCGCAGCACCAACGTGAATGCCAAAGATGAGGACCAGTACACAGCTTTGCACTGGGCAGCCCAAAATGGCGACGAGGCTATCACGCGCCTGCTGCTCGACCGGGCGGCGGCCATCAACGAGACCGACGGACAGGGACGCACGCCAGCTCACGTGGCCTGCCAGCATGGCCAGGAAAATGTGTTCAGGGTGCTGCTGAGTCGTGGTGCTGATGTTCAGATCAAGGGCAAGGACAACTGGACGGCGCTCCACTATGCTGCCTGGCAAGGACATCTGGGCATCGTCAAACTGCTGGTAAAGCAAGCCGGCGCCGACGTAGATGGTCAAACAACAGATGGGCGCACGCCGCTGCACCTGGCTTCTCAGAGGGGGCAGTATCGAGTGGCACGGATCCTGATTGAGCTGGGAGCCGATGTCCACATGACATCAGCTGGATCAAAGACGCCGCTACATGTGGCGGCTGAAACGGGTCACACCAGCACCTCTCGGCTCTTGATCAAACACCAGGCAGATATCAACGCCCAGAGCGCCCACGGACTCACTCCCCTCCACCTAGCCTCCCAGCGGGGCCACCTGCCCACAGTCAAGATGCTGATAGAAGAAGGGGCAGACCCCTACAAAGCTAACAGCGCCCTACGCACCCCCTGCCACATGGCGGCAGAGGGCGGACACTGTGAAGTCCTGAAAGAGCTGCTCCATCACTGTCCAGACGGTGCCAACCTATCAGATGAGCAGGGCCTCAGCCCTTTACACCTGGCGGTGCAGGGCGGACACTCGAACATCATTACTATGCTGCTGCCGCAGGACTGCCAGGACTTAGTTGCAGAGAGCTCTGTGCAACCAGCAGCCGAAGAGCCCGCAGCAGCAGAAGCTAGGCACCTCCAGAGGAAAGTTGTCATTCTCAAACTGACGGAGCACAGTGACAAAGACTGCCCACAATCCGTCAGTGCACACTGTGCCTCCGCTCCATGCTAA